From Nicotiana tabacum cultivar K326 chromosome 22, ASM71507v2, whole genome shotgun sequence, one genomic window encodes:
- the LOC107812928 gene encoding sister chromatid cohesion protein SCC2 isoform X3 has product MSLADLKVVRNEITSIRAKKALHLIPVDTLMRSLRVLDHQIHRAEGLSINDYEQVDTEVVSLIFCALESIHATLAIMAYRGMPKQLYKEEIIERIMDVSRHQVMNVIFGSDPVYRALHKPTDIGVPEGEEDEEADGDFVSPNKKKRSRSVKPRKSTSNKVSSAVSDILQKLCVILGFLKELGTIERLPDSCILQLIKTCFTTLVVENIQRLQLESISLISRIFYAYTQHRAYIMDEALQILLKLPSSKRMPRTYPLPDEEQRQIQLITGLLIEIVHSSSNLPDVLMEASDSPSLEVSIDASYPIKSYESITEACCLFWSRVLQRLTNTKNQEAAELKTMIENLVIDLLITLNLPEYPASAPLLEVLCVLLLQNAGLKSKDVSVRSMAIDLLGTIAARLKQDAVHCREEKFWIVKELRSEDMNDRTLPKDACSVCLDARVDKSLVRCHGCQRLFHVDCTGIRGHDVPNRGFHCPMCFSRKQLLVLKSHCESQSKDASQNKRNKSGKTSQVTEAITNLETVQQLLLNYLYDAAAVDDGHLFTRWFYLCLWYKDDPNSQQKFMYYVARLKSQAIVRDSGSLSSLMTRELAKKLTLALGQNSSFSRGFDKILQVLLASLRENSPIIRAKALRAVSIIINVDPEVLGDKHVQTAVEGRFCDSATSAREAALELVGRHIASYPDVGLKYFEKLAERIKDTGVSVRKRAIKIIRDMCTSNSSFSEFTTACVEIISRVNDEESSVQDLVCKTLYEFWFEEPSGSQHQFFGDGSSVPLEVAKKTEQIVQMLRRMPSLQPLVTVIKRNIALDFFSQSAKAVGINPVSLASVRRRCELMCKCLLEKILQVTEMNTGEGEVHMLPYMRLLHAFCVVDPTLCAPASDPSQFVVTLQPYLKSQADNRVAAQLLESIIFVIDSVLPLLRKLPQSVAEELEQDLKQMIVRHSFLTVVHACIKCLCSASKVAGKCSTIIEHLIQLFFKRLAALGFSNKQNFQQVGRSLFCLGLLIRYSSSLLYVSGSSNNSHVASSINLFKRYLQTEDYVIKVRSLQALGYVLIARPECMLEKDVGKILEATLSSNTDPRLKMQSLQNMYEYLLDAESQMGIDSASENEAANTAVGGPSVPVAAGAGDTNICGGIVQLYWAKILERSLDVNEQVRQSALKILEVVLRQGLVHPITCVPFLIALEIDPQEVNSKLAHHLLMNMNEKYPSFFESRLGDGLQKSFMFIQAMNKGGSQSLDAQAKAPGIMSGKSDPGSFDHAKHGVSRIYKLIRGNRLSRNKFIASVVRKFDTPSLSDSVVSFLIYCTEILASLPFTSPDEPLYLIYSINRIIQVRAGTVEANMKGFLQFLQAGSQKINGSGSIQTEPTQPIKCESETMVTNEIQEGLERDRGCVDYGSVNSYMPHPASLNPHGISNVDLHTIQVECLAAGALQLLLRLKRHLKIVYDLNDARCQAYSPNETPKPGEGLSRQNLQLNVKEINIDPPNNYEDFVRRYQDFKNAMKEDTVDYAVYTANIKRKRPPPRRSRKCGRMMGGDDEDDEDDGEWGSGMRTSDSGSGRRSSSRLRQQY; this is encoded by the exons ATGTCTTTAGCAGATCTTAAAGTTGTTCGGAATGAAATCACATCTATCCGAGCAAAGAAAGCACTGCATTTGATTCCAGTTGATACTCTAATGAGATCACTCAGGGTCTTAGATCACCAGATTCATCGAGCAGAAGGTTTATCAATTAATGATTATGAACAG GTGGATACAGAGGTTGTGTCATTGATTTTTTGTGCTTTAGAGTCCATTCATGCAACTTTAGCTATAATGGCTTACCGTGGGATGCCTAAGCAGTTATACAAAGAAGAA ATCATTGAAAGAATCATGGACGTCTCTCGGCACCAAGTAATGAATGTTATATTTGGTAGTGATCCCGTATACCGTGCGCTGCACAAACCAACCGACATAGGGGTTCCTGAAG gtgaagaagatgaagaggcTGATGGGGACTTTGTTTCACCAAATAAGAAGAAGAGATCTAGGAGTGTGAAACCAAGGAAATCAACATCAAACAA GGTTTCTTCTGCTGTTAGTGATATACTTCAGAAGCTTTGTGTGATTCTTGGTTTTCTTAAGGAGTTGGGCACGATAGAGCGCCTACCTGACAGTTGCATTCTCCAGCTTATCAAGACCTGCTTCACAACGCTTGTGGTTGAGAATATCCAGCGTTTGCAATTGGAATCTATAAGCTTAATAAGTCGG ATATTTTACGCATACACACAGCATCGTGCTTACATAATGGATGAGGCACTTCAGATTCTTTTGAAGTTACCCTCTTCAAAGCGCATGCCCAGAACTTATCCGCTTCCTGATGAAGAGCAGAGGCAAATTCAGCTCATCACTGGCCTTCTGATTGAAATAGTTCACAGCAGTTCAAACCTTCCGGATGTTTTGATGGAAGCATCTGACAGTCCTTCACTGGAAGTCTCAATTGATGCCAGTTACCCTATCAAATCCTATGAGTCCATCACTGAAGCTTGCTGTCTTTTCTGGAGTCGTGTTCTTCAACGTCTAACGAACACAAAAAATCAAGAGGCAGCTGAGTTGAAGACAATGATTGAGAATCTTGTCATTGATCTGTTGATTACTTTGAATTTGCCTGAATATCCTGCCTCTGCTCCTCTTCTGGAG gttctttgtgttttacttctTCAAAATGCTGGGTTGAAATCTAAAGATGTTTCTGTTCGTTCAATGGCCATTGACCTTCTCGGCACAATTGCTGCAAGGCTGAAACAGGATGCAGTCCACTGTAGGGAGGAGAAATTCTGGATTGTGAAGGAGTTGAGAAGCGAGGACATGAATGACCGGACTCTTCCCAAGGATGCATGTTCTGTTTGTTTGGATGCCAGAGTTGACAAATCACTTGTTCGATGTCATGGTTGTCAGAGACTATTTCATGTTGACTGTACCGGAATTAGGGGTCATGATGTTCCTAATCGCGGCTTTCATTGTCCGATGTGTTTCTCTAGGAAGCAACTTCTTGTATTGAAATCACATTGCGAGTCTCAGTCCAAGGATGCTAGTCAAAATAAGCGTAACAAGTCAGGAAAGACTTCACAAGTTACTGAGGCAATCACAAATTTGGAGACTGTTCAGCAGCTACTCCTGAATTATCTCTACGATGCTGCGGCTGTGGATGATGGACATCTGTTTACTCGTTG GTTCTATCTTTGCCTTTGGTACAAAGATGACCCTAATTCTCAGCAgaaattcatgtattatgttgCTAGATTAAAGTCACAAGCAATTGTGCGTGACTCTGGTTCTCTTTCTTCACTAATGACGAGAGAGTTGGCAAAAAAGCTAACTTTAGCATTGGGACAGAATAGTTCTTTCTCTAGAGGATTTGACAAGATTCTGCAAGTGCTTCTG GCAAGTTTGCGAGAGAACTCTCCAATCATTCGTGCAAAAGCATTGCGAGCA GTTAGTATCATTATAAATGTTGATCCAGAGGTTTTGGGTGATAAGCATGTCCAAACAGCAGTGGAAGGGAGGTTTTGTGACTCCGCTACATCTGCCCGAGAAGCTGCATTGGAACTTGTAGGCAGACATATTGCTTCCTATCCTGATGTTGGTCTGAAG TACTTTGAGAAGTTGGCGGAAAGAATAAAGGATACTGGTGTAAGTGTGCGGAAGCGTGCTATCAAAATCATTCGGGACATGTGCACCTCAAATTCTAGCTTCTCGGAGTTCACTACTGCTTGCGTTGAAATTATTTCCCGAGTAAATGATGAGGAATCCAGTGTACAG GACCTGGTCTGCAAGACACTTTATGAGTTTTGGTTTGAGGAACCTTCTGGTTCACAACATCAATTTTTCGGAGATGGAAGTTCTGTTCCACTTGAGGTGGCTAAGAAAACAGAGCAAATTGTTCAAATGCTCAGAAGGATGCCCAGTCTTCAACCTCTTGTAACTGTGATTAAACGCAACATAGCTCTTGATTTCTTTTCACAATCTGCTAAAGCTGTTGGCATCAACCCTGTGTCCCTTGCTTCGGTCCGTAGGCGCTGCGAGTTGATGTGCAAGTGCTTATTGGAGAAAATACTGCAG GTGACGGAGATGAATACTGGAGAAGGAGAGGTGCACATGCTACCATACATGAGGCTCTTGCATGCTTTTTGTGTTGTTGATCCTACTCTATGTGCACCAGCTTCTGATCCTTCTCAGTTTGTGGTCACGCTACAACCTTATTTGAAGAGTCAG GCTGATAATCGAGTTGCGGCCCAGCTTTTGGAGAGTATAATTTTTGTAATTGATTCTGTTTTGCCTTTATTACGGAAGCTTCCTCAAAGTGTTGCTGAAGAACTTGAGCAAGATCTGAAGCAAATGATTGTTCGGCATTCTTTCTTGACTGTTGTCCATGCTTGCATCAA GTGTCTTTGCTCTGCGAGTAAAGTTGCTGGAAAGTGTTCAACTATTATTGAACATCTTATCCAGTTATTCTTCAAACGCCTAGCTGCCCTAGGTTTCAGTAATAAACAG AACTTTCAGCAAGTGGGACGGTCTCTTTTCTGCTTGGGTTTGCTAATACGTTACAGTAGCTCTTTGTTATATGTATCTGGTTCCAGTAACAACTCACATGTTGCTAGCAGCATCAACCTGTTTAAGAGATATCTTCAGACCGAGGACTATGTTATCAAGGTCCGCTCATTGCAG GCACTGGGCTATGTTTTAATTGCTCGGCCAGAATGTATGCTGGAAAAGGATGTAGGGAAAATCTTGGAGGCCACACTTTCTTCTAATACTGATCCACGACTCAAG ATGCAATCACTGCAAAACATGTATGAGTATCTTCTTGATGCTGAAAGTCAAATGGGAATAGATAGTGCAAGTGAAAATGAAGCAGCTAATACGGCAGTTGGTGGCCCTAGTGTGCCAGTTGCTGCAGGGGCTGGTGATACCAATATTTGTGGGGGAATAGTTCAGTTGTATTGGGCTAAAATCTTAGAAAGATCCTTGGATGTGAATGAACAAGTGCGTCAGTCTGCTCTTAAG ATTCTGGAAGTTGTATTGCGTCAAGGTCTTGTCCATCCTATTACTTGTGTTCCCTTTTTGATAGCGCTTGAAATAGATCCTCAGGAGGTGAACTCAAAGCTGGCTCATCATTTGTTGATGAACATGAATGAGAA GTATCCATCCTTCTTTGAGAGCCGTCTTGGTGATGGTCTGCAAAAGTCATTTATGTTCATACAAGCCATGAATAAAGGTGGTTCTCAAAGTTTAGATGCTCAGGCTAAAGCTCCAGGTATCATGTCAGGAAAGTCGGACCCTGGCTCATTTGATCATGCAAAGCATGGGGTGTCTAGAATCTATAAGCTCATCCGTGGAAATCGTCTTTCAAGGAACAAATTTATAGCCTCAGTTGTGCGCAAATTTGATACACCAAGCTTGAGTGATTCAGTAGTCTCGTTTTTAAT ATACTGCACTGAAATTCTTGCTTCACTTCCATTCACATCGCCTGATGAGCCCCTTTATTTGATCTATTCTATAAATCGGATTATTCAAGTTAGGGCTGGCACAGTGGAGGCAAATATGAAAGGATTTCTACAGTTTTTACAAGCAGGTAGTCAAAAAAtaaatggaagtgggagcattCAAACAGAGCCCACTCAACCTATTAAGTGTGAGAGTGAAACAATGGTTACCAACGAAATCCAGGAAGGGTTGGAAAGGGATCGTGGCTGTGTAGATTATGGATCAGTGAATTCATATATGCCCCATCCGGCATCATTAAATCCACATGGCATATCCAATGTTGATTTGCACACGATCCAG GTGGAATGTCTCGCAGCCGGTGCTTTACAGTTGCTTCTGAGGCTAAAGAGGCACCTCAAGATTGTGTATGATCTAAATGATGCCCGTTGTCAG GCATATTCTCCAAATGAAACCCCAAAACCCGGGGAAGGTCTTTCAAGGCAAAATCTTCAGTTAAATGTGAAGGAAATTAACATTGACCCCCCAAACAATTATGAAGACTTTGTCCGGAGATATCAG GATTTCAAGAATGCCATGAAGGAAGATACAGTGGACTATGCAGTATACACAGCAAACATCAAAAGGAAACGCCCTCCTCCAAGAAGAAGTAGGAAGTGTGGTCGAATGATGGGTggtgatgatgaagatgatgaagacgATGGAGAATGGGGTAGCGGAATGAGAACTAGTGATAGCGGTAGTGGCAGAAGAAGCAGTAGCAGGTTAAGGCAGCAATACTAA